CGATCTCCTTGCGCAATTCCTGAAGCGATGGTGGCGCGGGCGGACGTTGGGACATATCTGACGGGTGCTGTTGGAAGGCATTCCAATGCGGATCGGCCGATGCCGTCACCGCTGCGGTCGATGTCCTGATTAGGCAGTCAGCGCGGCGAAAGCAAAGAGAAATGCAAAGGAAATTAGGCCCTTTCGGCCCGCAGGCTGGAGGCAAATCCGGTTGATCCCGGCCGCGACTTGACGAAAACCGCCTGAGCCAGTAAATTTTGCCTGTTCCGTGGTCATTTGAGCCGGCCGGCTTGCAGCCACGTTAAAAAACTCGCTAAACAGGCCGGGGACGCTTCCGATCCCGGCCGAACCTATCGTTCAGGCCGGGTTTTTCATGGCCTGATGTCACTGCGGTCTGAAGTCCGATCGCACATGAGGTCGATGGTCCGATGGGCAGCGTCAAATCGATTCCGAGTCCCGCGATCAGCACCGATGATCGGTCGCATGAAGTGGATCATCCGAGCTCGGAGGTGATGCATTTCGGCGCCGATCAGCCGTTGCGGCTCGATTGCGGCGTCGATCTCTCGCCGTTCCAGATCGCCTATCAGACCTATGGCGAGCTGAACGCCGACCGCTCCAATGCCATTCTGATCTGCCATGCGCTGACCGGTGACCAGCATGTCGCCAACGTCCATCCCGTCACCGGCAAACCCGGCTGGTGGGAGACACTGGTCGGACCCGGCCGACCCATCGATCCCAAGCACTACTTCATCATCTGCTCCAACGTGATCGGCGGCTGCATGGGTTCGACCGGGCCGGCCTCGATCAATCCCGCCACGGGCAAGGTGTGGGGTCTGGACTTCCCCGTCATCACCATTCCCGACATGGTACGCGCGCAGGCGATGCTGATCGACCGGCTTGGCATCGATACGCTGTTTGCCGTCGTCGGCGGCTCGATGGGCGGCATGCAGGTGCTGCAATGGACCGCGGCCTACCCTGCCCGCGTCTACTCCGCGCTGGCGATTGCCTGCTCCACGCGGCATTCGGCGCAGAACATCGCCTTCCACGAGCTCGGCCGCCAGGCCGTGATGGCCGATCCCGACTGGCACAATGGCGGCTATGCCGACCGCGGCATCCATCCGCATCGCGGCCTCGCGGTGGCGCGCATGGCGGCGCACATCACCTATCTCTCCGACGCCGCGCTGCACCGCAAGTTCGGGCGCCGCATGCAGGATCGCGAGCTGCCGACCTTCTCCTTCGATGCCGATTTCCAGGTCGAGTCCTATCTGCGCTACCAGGGCTCCTCCTTCGTCGAGCGTTTCGATGCCAACTCCTATCTCTATCTGACGCGCGCGATGGACTATTTCGACATCGCTGCCGACCATGGCGGCGTGCTCGCCAAGGCGTTCGCCGGCATCAAGACGCGCCTCTGCGTGGTCTCCTTCACCAGCGACTGGCTGTTTCCGACCTCGGAATCCCGCGCGCTGGTGCATGCCCTGAACGCGTCGAGCGCGCGGGTGTCGTTCGCCGAGATCGAGACCGATCGCGGCCACGACGCCTTCCTGCTCGACGTGCCCGAGTTCTTCGATATCTCCCGCGCCTTCCTGCAATCGGCTGGCAAGGCCCGCGGACTGAAGGATAGCTAAGATGTCCGTGCAGGAAGTGTTGCCGCTCGGCGGCGTTGCGACCAGGCAGTCCGGCGATTATCGCGCTGATCATCGTCTGGTGGCCGACATGGTCAAGCCGGGCTCGAAAGTGCTCGATGTCGGCTGCGGCGAGGGCGATCTGCTCCAGCTGCTGGAGATGCGTGGCATCGACGGCCGCGGCATCGAGCTGTCGCGCGAGGGCGTCAACCGCTGCGTCGCCAAGGGGCTCGCCGTGGTGCAGGGCGATGCCGACACCGACCTCGTCAATTATCCCGACGATGCGTTCGACTATGTGATCTTGTCGCAGACGCTGCAGGCGACCCGGCAGCCGCGTGTGGTGCTGGAGAACCTCCTGCGCATCGGCCGCCGCGCCATCGTGTCGTTCCCGAATTTCGGCTTCTGGAAGATGCGGCTCCAGCTCCTGATCGGCGGCCACATGCCGCGCACGGAGAATCTGCCGGCGACCTGGTACGACACCGCCAACATCCATTTCTGCACCATCAAGGATTTCGTCGAGCTTTGCGACGAGATCAACGTCAAGATGGAGCGGGCGGTGGCGCTCGACCTCTACGGCCGCCCGGTGCCGCTCAATCTGCCCTGGTGGGTCTGGAACATGTTCGGCGAGCAGGGCGTGTTTCTGCTGAGCCGGGGCGGGGGGAAGTAGCTAGCCGTCATTGCGAGGAGCTCTTGCGACGAAGCAATCCAGGCTATCTCTGCGGAGACTCTGGATTGCTTCGCTGCGCTCGCAATGACGGAGTACTAGGCTGCGCCGGTGCCTAATGCGCCGCCAGCGACCGCGGATCGCGCACCGGCCACCGTCCTGCTTCCACCAGCGTCACGAACCGCTCGACGCTCGCGTTGAACAGCGCGGGCTCTTCGAGGTTGAGCACGTGGCCCGACTTCGGAAACATCGCGAGCCCGGCCGCCGGAAGATGCTTCTTCAGGAACAGGCTCGGCCCGACGCACGGATCGTCCTCGTCACCGCAGATGATCAGGGCCGGCGTCGCAACGCCTTTGATCGCATCCGTCATCGTGTAGATCGAAGGACGCCCGCCCTGGAAGCCGCGCATCGTGCGCGCCGATCCCTTGGCGTCGTGGCGCGCCAGCGCAGCGTAGAAATCGGCGTGGCCGCGCGGGTCCTTCACCAGGAAGGGAATCCGGCTCGGCGCCTCGCGTGTGACCTTGGCGACTTCGGCGGAGCCCAGCGTATCGAACTGCTCGGCATTGGCGCGGCACTGCTGGCGCCAGGCATCGAGATTATCGAGCTCAGAGCCCGAGCCGACGCCGGCAAGCGTCATCGACAGCGCGCGCTGCGGCGCGTTGAGCCCGATCTGAAGCGATGAGTATGCGCCCATCGACAGTCCCACCAGATGCGCCCGTTCGATGCCGAGATGATCGAGCACCGCGAGCGCATCGGTGTAGAAATGCGTGTAGGTGTAGACCTCGCCGTCGGGCACGTCCGACGGCGTGTAGCCGCGCGCAGAATAAGTGATGCAGCGGTGGCCGCGCGAGAAGTAGCGCATCTGCGGCTCCCAATTGGTGTGGTCGGCCGCGAACTCGTGCAGAAAAATGATCGGCGATCCCTGGCCCGCCTCCTCGAAATAGATGCGGACGTCGTCCCTGGTCGTGGCGTGGGGCATTAACTGTTTCCCTCTCTTCAAGCCGCATTTCGAGGATTGCAGTTAACGCTGTTGTCCGCAATGCGGCAGCATCAAACCAGCACCGGCGCAAAATCATCGCAGCCATTCGCAGACGCGTGGCGTCTTTTTCTCGCCACATGGGACGGCTTAACGCCCTGACGGACGTCGGCCACCACACGGGCCGATTGGGGAAAGTGGGGGTGTCAACGAAGGATGAAGAATGTTGGAGTTGTTTGCGTCTCGCCTGTCGCGTTGTCTTATCGCGATGGCGATCTTCTTCGCGGCGGTCGC
This genomic stretch from Bradyrhizobium daqingense harbors:
- the metX gene encoding homoserine O-acetyltransferase MetX encodes the protein MGSVKSIPSPAISTDDRSHEVDHPSSEVMHFGADQPLRLDCGVDLSPFQIAYQTYGELNADRSNAILICHALTGDQHVANVHPVTGKPGWWETLVGPGRPIDPKHYFIICSNVIGGCMGSTGPASINPATGKVWGLDFPVITIPDMVRAQAMLIDRLGIDTLFAVVGGSMGGMQVLQWTAAYPARVYSALAIACSTRHSAQNIAFHELGRQAVMADPDWHNGGYADRGIHPHRGLAVARMAAHITYLSDAALHRKFGRRMQDRELPTFSFDADFQVESYLRYQGSSFVERFDANSYLYLTRAMDYFDIAADHGGVLAKAFAGIKTRLCVVSFTSDWLFPTSESRALVHALNASSARVSFAEIETDRGHDAFLLDVPEFFDISRAFLQSAGKARGLKDS
- the metW gene encoding methionine biosynthesis protein MetW; translated protein: MSVQEVLPLGGVATRQSGDYRADHRLVADMVKPGSKVLDVGCGEGDLLQLLEMRGIDGRGIELSREGVNRCVAKGLAVVQGDADTDLVNYPDDAFDYVILSQTLQATRQPRVVLENLLRIGRRAIVSFPNFGFWKMRLQLLIGGHMPRTENLPATWYDTANIHFCTIKDFVELCDEINVKMERAVALDLYGRPVPLNLPWWVWNMFGEQGVFLLSRGGGK
- a CDS encoding alpha/beta fold hydrolase — translated: MPHATTRDDVRIYFEEAGQGSPIIFLHEFAADHTNWEPQMRYFSRGHRCITYSARGYTPSDVPDGEVYTYTHFYTDALAVLDHLGIERAHLVGLSMGAYSSLQIGLNAPQRALSMTLAGVGSGSELDNLDAWRQQCRANAEQFDTLGSAEVAKVTREAPSRIPFLVKDPRGHADFYAALARHDAKGSARTMRGFQGGRPSIYTMTDAIKGVATPALIICGDEDDPCVGPSLFLKKHLPAAGLAMFPKSGHVLNLEEPALFNASVERFVTLVEAGRWPVRDPRSLAAH